The Fundulus heteroclitus isolate FHET01 chromosome 13, MU-UCD_Fhet_4.1, whole genome shotgun sequence genome contains a region encoding:
- the LOC105937783 gene encoding oocyte zinc finger protein XlCOF6 isoform X1, which produces MFAVKMSSVQPQREMSTEQETPAEETTEFKEIFVKPEEAMDDQRRLLDFSRIPLIILHRIDSQKYCVCKDEGVHTELSNQERNSTLDEEDSEPWHIKREQKESEALQIKQEQKDPDPLQIKQEQTEPGLLQIKLEKEEKEHQQFKEDERQLYVSQVEKQLVLKQETGYILMTPSNVQRLNNETEPNSNQLLSQSSPEVESPGQEGKSIEDLGKRRVEQKQSEIYEKIKQQKGTADISKHKANMKTHTDQNIYSCKSDYKNFSEKSNGSTHVRTHKTKKPFSCKSCGKKFLYRSSLTVHMKSHTGMKPFTCVDCGKSYSGRSGLTYHMRTHTGEKPFTCVNCGKSYSDRSGLTIHMRAHTGEKPFTCVNCGKSYSDRKGLTSHMRTHTGEKPFTCANCGKGFRQKLSLTIHMRVHTGEKPFTCVNCGKGFRQKISLTIHMRAHTGEKPFTCVSCGKSFILKSLLKIHMRAHTGEKPYTCTTCGKSYGDRSGLISHMRTHTGEKPFTCMTCQKSFSRKSNLTIHMRAHTGEKPFFCVTCGKSFSLNSLLKIHMRTHTDEKPFTCTTCGKSYSGRSGLTYHMRTHTGEKPFTCMTCEKGFTRKGKLTIHMRAHTGEKPFSCTTCGKSYSDGNSLTYHMRTHTGEKPFTCTTCGKSYSDGSGLTRHMRAHTGEKPFSCVNCGKSFSLKSLLKVHMRTHTGEKPFTCTTCGKSYSGRSGLTYHMRGHTGEKPFTCMTCQKSFCKKSSLTLHMRTHTGEKPFICTTCGKSYSYRSDLTRHMRAHTDEQPFMYNL; this is translated from the exons ATGTTTGCAGTGAAAATGTCTTCGGTTCAACCCCAGAGAGAGATGAGCACCGAGCAGGAAACTCCTGCTGAAGAAACCACCGAGTTCAAAGAAATCTTCGTCAAGCCGGAGGAAGCAATGGATGATCAGCGCAGACTGCTGGATTTCAGCCGGATACCTCTGATAATCTTACACCGAATAG ATTCCCAAAAATATTGTGTGTGTAAAGATGAGGGGGTTCACACTGAGCTCAGCAACCAGGAGAGGAATTCCACCTTAGATGAAGAGGATTCCGAACCTTGGCATATAAAACGAGAGCAAAAGGAATCAGAAGCTctgcaaataaaacaggagCAAAAGGATCCTGACCCTCTGCAGATAAAACAGGAGCAAACAGAACCAGGACTTCTGCAGATAAAActagagaaagaggaaaaagaacatCAACAGTTTAAAGAGGATGAGAGGCAACTCTACGTTAGTCAGGTTGAAAAGCAACTTGTGCTGAAACAAGAGACTGGCTACATTTTAATGACTCCTTCTAATGTGCAGAGACTCAACAATGAAACAGAACCAAATAGCAACCAACTCCTCTCTCAATCATCCCCTGAAGTTGAGAGCCCAGGTCAGGAAGGAAAAAGTATCGAGGACCTAGGAAAAAGGAGAGTAGAACAGAAGCAAAGTGAAATATATGAGAAAATCAAACAGCAGAAAGGTactgctgacatttcaaaacATAAAGCAAACATGAAAACTCACActgaccaaaatatatattcttgTAAAAGTGATTAtaaaaacttttctgaaaaaaGTAATGGGAGTACACATGTGAGAACACACAAGACtaagaagcctttctcatgtaAGAGTTGTGGAAAAAAGTTCCTCTATAGAAGCAGTTTAACTGTTCACATGAAAAGTCACACAGGCATGAAGCCTTTCACTTGTGTGGActgtggaaagagttacagTGGTAGAAGTGGTTTAACTTATCACATGAGAAcgcacacaggtgagaagcctttcactTGTGTGAActgtggaaagagttacagTGACAGAAGTGGTTTAACAATTCACATGAGagctcacacaggtgagaaacctttCACTTGTGTGAActgtggaaagagttacagTGATAGAAAAGGTTTAACTtctcacatgagaactcacacaggcgAAAAACCTTTCACATGTGCGAactgtggaaaaggttttagaCAAAAACTCTCGTTGACAATTCACATGAGagttcacacaggtgagaagcctttcacatGTGTGAactgtggaaaaggttttagaCAAAAAATCTCTTTGACAATTCACATGAGagctcacacaggtgagaaacctttcacctgtgtgagttgtggaaaaagttttattctaaaaagccttttaaaaatTCACATGAGAGCTCACACAGGCGAGAAGCCTTATACTTGTACaacctgtggaaaaagttaTGGTGATAGAAGTGGTTTAATTTCTcatatgagaactcacacaggcgAGAAGCCCTTTACATGTATGACTTGTCAAAAAAGTTTTAGTAGAAAAAGCAATTTAACAATTCACATGAGagctcacacaggtgagaagcctttcttcTGTGTaacctgtggaaaaagttttagtctaaacagccttttaaaaattcacatgagaactcacacagatGAGAAGCCTTTCACTTGTACaacctgtggaaagagttacagTGGTAGAAGTGGTTTAACttatcacatgagaactcacacaggtgagaagccctTCACATGTATGACTTGTGAAAAAGGTTTTACTAGAAAAGGCAAGTTAACAATTCACATGAGagctcacacaggtgagaagcctttctcatgtaCAACCTGCGGAAAGAGTTACAGTGATGGGAATAGTTTAACTTATcatatgagaactcacacaggtgagaagcctttcacatGTACaacctgtggaaagagttacagTGATGGAAGTGGTTTAACTCGTCACATGAGAGCTCACACAGgcgagaagcctttctcatgtgtaaactgtggaaaaagttttagtcttaaaagccttttaaaagttcacatgagaactcacactggtgagaagcctttcacatGTACAACCTGCGGAAAGAGTTACAGTGGTAGAAGTGGTTTAACTTATCACATGCGAGGTCACACAGGCGAGAAGCCTTTCACGTGTATGACTTGTCAAaaaagtttttgtaaaaaaagcagtttaacacttcacatgagaactcacacaggtgagaagcctttcataTGTACAACTTGTGGAAAAAGTTACAGTTATAGAAGTGATTTAACTCGTCACATGAGAGCTCACACAGATGAGCAGCCTTTCATGTACAACctgtaa
- the LOC105937783 gene encoding oocyte zinc finger protein XlCOF6 isoform X2: MDDQRRQLDFSRIPLIILHRIDSQKYCVCKDEGVHTELSNQERNSTLDEEDSEPWHIKREQKESEALQIKQEQKDPDPLQIKQEQTEPGLLQIKLEKEEKEHQQFKEDERQLYVSQVEKQLVLKQETGYILMTPSNVQRLNNETEPNSNQLLSQSSPEVESPGQEGKSIEDLGKRRVEQKQSEIYEKIKQQKGTADISKHKANMKTHTDQNIYSCKSDYKNFSEKSNGSTHVRTHKTKKPFSCKSCGKKFLYRSSLTVHMKSHTGMKPFTCVDCGKSYSGRSGLTYHMRTHTGEKPFTCVNCGKSYSDRSGLTIHMRAHTGEKPFTCVNCGKSYSDRKGLTSHMRTHTGEKPFTCANCGKGFRQKLSLTIHMRVHTGEKPFTCVNCGKGFRQKISLTIHMRAHTGEKPFTCVSCGKSFILKSLLKIHMRAHTGEKPYTCTTCGKSYGDRSGLISHMRTHTGEKPFTCMTCQKSFSRKSNLTIHMRAHTGEKPFFCVTCGKSFSLNSLLKIHMRTHTDEKPFTCTTCGKSYSGRSGLTYHMRTHTGEKPFTCMTCEKGFTRKGKLTIHMRAHTGEKPFSCTTCGKSYSDGNSLTYHMRTHTGEKPFTCTTCGKSYSDGSGLTRHMRAHTGEKPFSCVNCGKSFSLKSLLKVHMRTHTGEKPFTCTTCGKSYSGRSGLTYHMRGHTGEKPFTCMTCQKSFCKKSSLTLHMRTHTGEKPFICTTCGKSYSYRSDLTRHMRAHTDEQPFMYNL, encoded by the coding sequence ATTCCCAAAAATATTGTGTGTGTAAAGATGAGGGGGTTCACACTGAGCTCAGCAACCAGGAGAGGAATTCCACCTTAGATGAAGAGGATTCCGAACCTTGGCATATAAAACGAGAGCAAAAGGAATCAGAAGCTctgcaaataaaacaggagCAAAAGGATCCTGACCCTCTGCAGATAAAACAGGAGCAAACAGAACCAGGACTTCTGCAGATAAAActagagaaagaggaaaaagaacatCAACAGTTTAAAGAGGATGAGAGGCAACTCTACGTTAGTCAGGTTGAAAAGCAACTTGTGCTGAAACAAGAGACTGGCTACATTTTAATGACTCCTTCTAATGTGCAGAGACTCAACAATGAAACAGAACCAAATAGCAACCAACTCCTCTCTCAATCATCCCCTGAAGTTGAGAGCCCAGGTCAGGAAGGAAAAAGTATCGAGGACCTAGGAAAAAGGAGAGTAGAACAGAAGCAAAGTGAAATATATGAGAAAATCAAACAGCAGAAAGGTactgctgacatttcaaaacATAAAGCAAACATGAAAACTCACActgaccaaaatatatattcttgTAAAAGTGATTAtaaaaacttttctgaaaaaaGTAATGGGAGTACACATGTGAGAACACACAAGACtaagaagcctttctcatgtaAGAGTTGTGGAAAAAAGTTCCTCTATAGAAGCAGTTTAACTGTTCACATGAAAAGTCACACAGGCATGAAGCCTTTCACTTGTGTGGActgtggaaagagttacagTGGTAGAAGTGGTTTAACTTATCACATGAGAAcgcacacaggtgagaagcctttcactTGTGTGAActgtggaaagagttacagTGACAGAAGTGGTTTAACAATTCACATGAGagctcacacaggtgagaaacctttCACTTGTGTGAActgtggaaagagttacagTGATAGAAAAGGTTTAACTtctcacatgagaactcacacaggcgAAAAACCTTTCACATGTGCGAactgtggaaaaggttttagaCAAAAACTCTCGTTGACAATTCACATGAGagttcacacaggtgagaagcctttcacatGTGTGAactgtggaaaaggttttagaCAAAAAATCTCTTTGACAATTCACATGAGagctcacacaggtgagaaacctttcacctgtgtgagttgtggaaaaagttttattctaaaaagccttttaaaaatTCACATGAGAGCTCACACAGGCGAGAAGCCTTATACTTGTACaacctgtggaaaaagttaTGGTGATAGAAGTGGTTTAATTTCTcatatgagaactcacacaggcgAGAAGCCCTTTACATGTATGACTTGTCAAAAAAGTTTTAGTAGAAAAAGCAATTTAACAATTCACATGAGagctcacacaggtgagaagcctttcttcTGTGTaacctgtggaaaaagttttagtctaaacagccttttaaaaattcacatgagaactcacacagatGAGAAGCCTTTCACTTGTACaacctgtggaaagagttacagTGGTAGAAGTGGTTTAACttatcacatgagaactcacacaggtgagaagccctTCACATGTATGACTTGTGAAAAAGGTTTTACTAGAAAAGGCAAGTTAACAATTCACATGAGagctcacacaggtgagaagcctttctcatgtaCAACCTGCGGAAAGAGTTACAGTGATGGGAATAGTTTAACTTATcatatgagaactcacacaggtgagaagcctttcacatGTACaacctgtggaaagagttacagTGATGGAAGTGGTTTAACTCGTCACATGAGAGCTCACACAGgcgagaagcctttctcatgtgtaaactgtggaaaaagttttagtcttaaaagccttttaaaagttcacatgagaactcacactggtgagaagcctttcacatGTACAACCTGCGGAAAGAGTTACAGTGGTAGAAGTGGTTTAACTTATCACATGCGAGGTCACACAGGCGAGAAGCCTTTCACGTGTATGACTTGTCAAaaaagtttttgtaaaaaaagcagtttaacacttcacatgagaactcacacaggtgagaagcctttcataTGTACAACTTGTGGAAAAAGTTACAGTTATAGAAGTGATTTAACTCGTCACATGAGAGCTCACACAGATGAGCAGCCTTTCATGTACAACctgtaa